The Rathayibacter caricis DSM 15933 genomic sequence GACGTCGAGGTTGCCGAGCGACAGCTCGCTCGCGGCCCCGACGGCGATCGCTGCGACACCGGCGGTGATCTTCCGCGTCACGAAGGCGTCGGGGCGGCGGGGCGACTCGTGGTTGTAGAGGATCCCGGAGGAGGCGTGCAGTCCGCGTCCGCGGTACACGCCGACCAGGAGGTGGGCGAACGCCTTCGCGGCGCCGTACGGTGACACCGGGCGGATCGGGGTCGACTCCGTCTGCGGGTTCTCGGTCGCGGCTCCGAAGATCTCGGACGACGACGCCTGCACGAAGCGCACGGGGCGCCCGCTCGACTCCTGGAGCGACAGGGACGCCTCGAGCAGCGCGGCGACGGCGGTGCCGGTGACCTCGGCGGTGAGCACGGGCTCCTGCCAGGACAGCGCGACGGAGGAGAGCCCGGCGAGGTGGAAGACCGTGTCCGGCGCCGCCTCCGCGACGATGCGGCCGAGGCCCGCGGCGTCGCGGAGGTCCCCCTCGAAGGGCCGGACGGCCGAGGGGAAGGCGGAATCGTCGCCGCGCACCAGCGCGGAGACGTCCCAGCCGTCCTCGAGCAGGCGCTCGACGAGGTAGCCCCCGTCCTGGCCGCTCGCCCCGGTGACGAGAGCGGAGGGCACGACTACCTGATCAGCGCGGTCTGCTCGACCAGGTCGTTCTCGACCATCATCGCGACGAGCTCGGGGAAGGACACCTTGGGCTCCCAGCCGAGGACGTCGCGGGCCTTCGCTGGGTCGCCGATCAGCAGATCGACCTCGGCCGGGCGCATGAACGCGGGGTTCTGCGTGACGTACGGGGTCCAGTCCTCGATGCCGACGTGGTTGAAGGCGATGTCGAGGTACTCGCGGATCTCGTGGGTCTCGCCGGTCGCGACCACGTAGTCGTCGCCCTCGGGCTGCTGCAGCATGCGCCACATCGCGTCGACGTAGTCGCCGGCGAAGCCCCAGTCGCGCTTCGCGTCGAGGTTGCCGAGCTCCAGGGTCTCCTGCAGGCCGAGCTTGATGCGGGCGACGGCGAGGCTGATCTTGCGCGTCACGAACTCCGGGCCGCGCCGGGGCGACTCGTGGTTGAAGAGGATGCCCGACGAGGCGTGCATGCCGTAGGACTCGCGGTAGTTGATGGTCATGTAGTGACCGAAGACCTTCGCGACGCCGTAGGGCGAGCGCGGCCAGAGCAGGGTCTCCTCGCGCTGCGGCACCTGCTGCACCTTGCCGAACATCTCGGAGGAGGAGGCCTGGTAGAACTTCACGCGCGACATGTCGTCGCCGGCGTAGAGGCGGGTCGCCTCGAGGATGTTGAGCACGCCCTTGCCGGTGACGTCGGAGGTCAGCGACGCGTTCTCCCACGAGTACGCGACGAACGAGATCGCACCGAGGTTGTAGACCTCGTCGGGCTGGGCGACGGCGAGCACGCGGACGAGGCTCGAGACGTCGGTGAGGTCACCGGTGAGGAGCGTCACCTCCGGAACGACGCGGCGCACGAGCTCGTACTTCGGGTTGTTCTGCCCGCGGACCAGGCCGAAGACCTCGTAGCCCTTCGAGAGCAGCAGCTCGGCGAGGTAGAGGCCGTCCTGGCCGGTGATTCCGGTGATCAAAGCGCGGGGCACGTGGTGGTCCGTTTCGTCGTGGGTCGATGACAGCGGGCTACATACTACCCACGGGCCTCGGGGAGGTCCGGATCGGCACCGGCGGGGCGGTGCCGAGCGCGGCTATCCTGGCCGGTCGAGACACCGATTGGACGCCATGCCCGACCAGCTCCCCGTCACGCTCGCCGTCCTCACCGTCGACCCCGGCGGGATGGGGGGAGGTGAGACCTACGCCCGTGCTCTGACGCGCCTCCTCGTGCCGCGGGCGGGGGAGGAGGATCTGCGCGTGCAGGTCCTCGTGCCCGAGAACGCGCGCGGTTTCAGCGAGGGCGTCGCGGAGCTCGTCGCCGGCGGCGTCGTCAGCGGCGCGGGTCACCGCAGGCGGGCGATCGGCATGCTGCAGGCACTGCTCCGGACCG encodes the following:
- a CDS encoding GDP-mannose 4,6-dehydratase, which encodes MPSALVTGASGQDGGYLVERLLEDGWDVSALVRGDDSAFPSAVRPFEGDLRDAAGLGRIVAEAAPDTVFHLAGLSSVALSWQEPVLTAEVTGTAVAALLEASLSLQESSGRPVRFVQASSSEIFGAATENPQTESTPIRPVSPYGAAKAFAHLLVGVYRGRGLHASSGILYNHESPRRPDAFVTRKITAGVAAIAVGAASELSLGNLDVRRDWGWAPDYVDALVRASRADEAGDYVIATGVSHSVREFVAAAFAAAGIDDWEHLVVLDPRFARPVDAPEMRGDASRARSVLGWQPTVAFEEIVARMVEHDLDLARRAS
- a CDS encoding GDP-mannose 4,6-dehydratase, with the translated sequence MPRALITGITGQDGLYLAELLLSKGYEVFGLVRGQNNPKYELVRRVVPEVTLLTGDLTDVSSLVRVLAVAQPDEVYNLGAISFVAYSWENASLTSDVTGKGVLNILEATRLYAGDDMSRVKFYQASSSEMFGKVQQVPQREETLLWPRSPYGVAKVFGHYMTINYRESYGMHASSGILFNHESPRRGPEFVTRKISLAVARIKLGLQETLELGNLDAKRDWGFAGDYVDAMWRMLQQPEGDDYVVATGETHEIREYLDIAFNHVGIEDWTPYVTQNPAFMRPAEVDLLIGDPAKARDVLGWEPKVSFPELVAMMVENDLVEQTALIR